From Triticum urartu cultivar G1812 chromosome 2, Tu2.1, whole genome shotgun sequence, a single genomic window includes:
- the LOC125539423 gene encoding cysteine and histidine-rich domain-containing protein RAR1 isoform X2: MFHDGMKEWSCCKQRSHDFSLFLAIPGCATGKHTTEKPVTKAVSLNSKATPPKLAPIQSSKQGVETEACSRCRQGFFCSDHGSQPKAQKPVAVNGTNTEPVEKCSVPQPRKKVVNINEPRVCKNKGCGKTYKEKDNHDAACEYHPGPAVFHDRNRGWKCCDVHVKEFDEFMEIPPCTKGWHNADAV; encoded by the exons ATGTTTCATGATGGCATGAAAGAGTGGAGCTGTTGCAAGCAAAGAAGCCATGATTTTAGCTTATTTTTGGCTATTCCTGG ATGCGCCACAGGGAAGCATACAACTGAGAAACCAGTCACAAAAGCTGTTTCTCTTAACTCAAAGGCAACCCCACCAAAGTTAGCTCCAATCCAGTCTTCTAAGCAGGGTGTGGAAACCGAGGCCTGCTCCAGGTGCCGTCAGGGTTTCTTTTGCTCCGACCATG GATCACAGCCGAAGGCACAAAAACCAGTTGCTGTAAATGGTACAAATACGGAACCTGTCGAAAAATGCTCAGTTCCACAGCCCAGGAAAAAAGTTGTTAATATAAATGAGCCTAGGGTTTGTAAGAATAAAGGATGTGGTAAAACCTACAAGGAGAAGGATAACCATGATGCTGCATGTGAATACCATCCAGGTCCTGCGGTTTTCCATGACAGGAATAGAGGG TGGAAGTGTTGCGATGTCCACGTCAAGGAGTTTGACGAATTTATGGAGATACCTCCGTGCACAAAGGGGTGGCACAATGCCGATGCTGTGTGA
- the LOC125539423 gene encoding cysteine and histidine-rich domain-containing protein RAR1 isoform X1, whose amino-acid sequence MSAETETSAAAPAPAPMRCQRIGCDAMFTDDDTPDGSCHYHPSGPMFHDGMKEWSCCKQRSHDFSLFLAIPGCATGKHTTEKPVTKAVSLNSKATPPKLAPIQSSKQGVETEACSRCRQGFFCSDHGSQPKAQKPVAVNGTNTEPVEKCSVPQPRKKVVNINEPRVCKNKGCGKTYKEKDNHDAACEYHPGPAVFHDRNRGWKCCDVHVKEFDEFMEIPPCTKGWHNADAV is encoded by the exons ATGTCGGCGGAGACGGAGACGAGCGCCGCCGCGCCGGCGCCCGCGCCCATGCGGTGCCAGCGCATAGGCTGCGACGCCATGTTCACCGACGACGACACCCCCGACGGCTCCTGCCACTACCACCCCTCC gga CCTATGTTTCATGATGGCATGAAAGAGTGGAGCTGTTGCAAGCAAAGAAGCCATGATTTTAGCTTATTTTTGGCTATTCCTGG ATGCGCCACAGGGAAGCATACAACTGAGAAACCAGTCACAAAAGCTGTTTCTCTTAACTCAAAGGCAACCCCACCAAAGTTAGCTCCAATCCAGTCTTCTAAGCAGGGTGTGGAAACCGAGGCCTGCTCCAGGTGCCGTCAGGGTTTCTTTTGCTCCGACCATG GATCACAGCCGAAGGCACAAAAACCAGTTGCTGTAAATGGTACAAATACGGAACCTGTCGAAAAATGCTCAGTTCCACAGCCCAGGAAAAAAGTTGTTAATATAAATGAGCCTAGGGTTTGTAAGAATAAAGGATGTGGTAAAACCTACAAGGAGAAGGATAACCATGATGCTGCATGTGAATACCATCCAGGTCCTGCGGTTTTCCATGACAGGAATAGAGGG TGGAAGTGTTGCGATGTCCACGTCAAGGAGTTTGACGAATTTATGGAGATACCTCCGTGCACAAAGGGGTGGCACAATGCCGATGCTGTGTGA